Sequence from the Ornithinimicrobium humiphilum genome:
TCGCGCTTGGTGCGGATGATGTCGACGGCGTCGAAGGACTCACTCATGGCGACCAGTCTGGCCCATCGGCAGCTCGGAGCGCAGCCGGCGGTGCCCCTGCGCGTGACCGGCGCCCGACCGGCCACGTCCTGCCCCGCGACGAGCCGCTCGACGGACCGACCTCCTCCTGACCCGGCCTTCGTTCATGGCGGTCCCGGCGCGCCCGTGTGGCATCCTGAGCCGCGTGCAGATCGCAGACATCATGGCCCTCGTCGTGCCCCCCGTGACGGACCTGCTCCGCCGCAGCCGCGCCCGCGAGGGTGCCGCCGGGGAGCAGCCGATGTTCCCGACGGTCGTGGCCGTGCGCAACGGCCGCGTCGTCGCCGCTGTGTCGACGCCCCGCATGGCCGCGACGCTGTCGTGCGCCTCCACGCTCTCCGTCGGGGTCGGGGCCGACGCCCTCGTTCTGGCCGCCCAGGCCGAGGTCGACGGCGCCCCTGCGCTGACCTACTCGGTGATGACCCGTGACCGCCGCGCCAAGTTCGCCGTGCAGCGCCTCCAGCTGGACGAGGGCCGCACGCTCGTCGCCGAGCCGGTCGACGGCGGCGACCCCCAGGACGCGACCGTCCTGCGCGTCCTGGCCGAGGCGATGGCGCAGGAGCCGATGTCCGTCGACCGCGTCGCACGCAAGGACCGGGGCGGCACCTTCGGCGAGGACCTCTTCCTGCCGCCGGAGAAGGGCCGCGTCGTGGTCGACGCCGGCACCGTCCGCAGCCTGCAGAAGCGCGTCAAGGAGATCGCCGGCCTGGCCCTCTACGTGCCGCGCAGCCCGGAGGCCGGGCGCCTCGCGATCGAGGCCGGCCTCCCCCGCACCTGTCTCGTCGAGGCCGGCGCCTGGTCCGCCGTGCGCGTCGCCGAGCCCGGGGACGACGCCCAGGACTGAGCGGCTCCGCACCGCTCTCTCCGCCCGCTGCCCCCTGCCCGTCCTGTCCTCCGGCCGCGCCGGACAAGGTTGTGCCGGTCGGACGACTTGACCTTCACGTCATGCAGGACTGTGCCGGTCGGACGACGTCCGCGACGTCGCACCAGCGGCACAACCTGGTATGGCGTTCCCGCGCCGAACGGCAGCCCGCCGCGCATGACACCGCGGACGCGACCTGCCCGCCCGAGCTCGAGCACGGGCGGATGTCGCAGATCGCGTGCCGGGCGCAGTGCCCGGACGGCCCTCAGGTCAGGTGGCCCGCGCCGAACGCCTGCGGGAGCACCTGGTCCATCGGCAGCACGCCCTCCGGCGTGAGCAGGAGGCACTCCGCTCCCCCGTGCTCCCACAGCAGCTGGCGGCAGCGACCGCACGGCATGAGCGGCTGGCCGTCGCCGCCGACGCAGGAGACGGCGACGAGCCGACCTCCGCCGGTGGCCGCGAGCTCGGAGACCATGCCGCACTCGGCGCACAGCGTCAGGCCGTAGCTGGCGTTCTCGACGTTGCAGCCGCGCACGACGCGCCCGTCGTCGACCAGGCCCGCGACCCCGACGGGGAAGTGCGAGTAGGGGACGTAGGCCCGCGTCATGATGTCCGCGGCCTGCGCCTGGAGGGCCTCCCAGTCGACCTCCGGGCCCTCGGACCCGGCGGCCGAACCGGCGGCCACGTGCGCGTCGTCGTGCGTCACGGCATACCTCAGCTCTTGGTGTAGGGGATGCCCTCGGCCGCCGGCGGGCGAACCCGGCCGACGAAGCCCGCCACCGCGAAGATCGTGATGACGTAGGGCAGCATCAGCAGGATCTCCGACGGGACGCCGCTGCCGATGGTCGACAGGACGTTGCCGAGGTTCTTGGAGAAGCCGAACAGGAGCGCGGCCATGACCGCGCCGTAGGGGTTCCACTTGCCCAGGATCATCGCGGCCAGCGCGATGAAGCCGTTGCCGGCCGACATCTCCCGACCGAACGCCAGACCCGAGCCGACGGTGAAGAACGCGCCGCCCAGGCCGGCGATCGCGCCGCCGAGGATGGTGTTCCAGACCCGGCGGGTGTTGACCTTGATGCCGACCGTGTCGGCGGCCTTGGGGTGCTCGCCCACCGCGCGGGTGCGCAGGCCCCAGCGACTGCGGAAGAGCATGAACTGCAGCCCGAAGATCAGGGCGTACATGAGGTAGACGAGGATCGTCTGGTTGAAGAGCACCGGGCCGAGGACCGGGATCTCCGACAGCAGCGGGATGCGGATGCGCGGCAGGGGCATGCGGGTGTTCCACAGCGCCTTGTTGTCCGACAGGACGGTGGCGAAGAGGAAGCCGGTCAGACCGATGATCAGCGTGTTGAGCACGACGCCGACGATGATCTGGTTGACCCGGTAGCTCACCGCGAACCAGGCCAGGACCGCACCGACGAGGGCGCCCGCGACCGGGGCGGCGACCAGGCCGGCGTAGCCGGTGCCGGTCGCGGAGGCCACGACGGCCGCGGCGAAGGCACCGAAGAGCAGCTGCCCCTCGATCGCGATGTTGATGATGCCGGAGCGCTCGCAGATGACGCCGGAGAGGGCGCCGAAGACGAGCGGCACGGACAGCGCCAGGGCGCCCGCGAGGAGCGAGACCATCGGGATGACCGAGGTGCGGCCGGATCCGGCGTAGGTGAGGAAGGCCAGCACGAAGGACAGGCCGACCACGACGTGCAGCCAGGCCGGGGCCGGCCGGTGCGAGCGCACCAGCAGGAAGGCCCAGACCGCGGCGGCCGCCATGACTACGGTGAGGACCACGATCGTCAGCAGCGAGGGGACCGGCGCGTTGGGGATGGCGAAGAACTCGCGCCCACCGGTGAACTGGAAGGTGGTGCGGGCACCGGCGTCGACGCCCGGCAGGAAGCCCAGCAGCGCGGCGAGCGCGGCGAGGGCGTAGACGATCGGCGTCTTCCAGCTGACCTTGAGCAGCGGGGCGGCGTCGGCGGCGGGTGCCTCGGGCTTCGGCTCCGCGGGCGCCGGGGTCACGGGCGTGCTCACGCGGTCACCTCCTTGGTCGTGGTGGAACGACTGGGTCGGCGCACCCGCGGACCGGGGGCCGGCAGGCGGAAGACCGCG
This genomic interval carries:
- a CDS encoding cytidine deaminase, with the protein product MTHDDAHVAAGSAAGSEGPEVDWEALQAQAADIMTRAYVPYSHFPVGVAGLVDDGRVVRGCNVENASYGLTLCAECGMVSELAATGGGRLVAVSCVGGDGQPLMPCGRCRQLLWEHGGAECLLLTPEGVLPMDQVLPQAFGAGHLT
- a CDS encoding ABC transporter permease — protein: MSTPVTPAPAEPKPEAPAADAAPLLKVSWKTPIVYALAALAALLGFLPGVDAGARTTFQFTGGREFFAIPNAPVPSLLTIVVLTVVMAAAAVWAFLLVRSHRPAPAWLHVVVGLSFVLAFLTYAGSGRTSVIPMVSLLAGALALSVPLVFGALSGVICERSGIINIAIEGQLLFGAFAAAVVASATGTGYAGLVAAPVAGALVGAVLAWFAVSYRVNQIIVGVVLNTLIIGLTGFLFATVLSDNKALWNTRMPLPRIRIPLLSEIPVLGPVLFNQTILVYLMYALIFGLQFMLFRSRWGLRTRAVGEHPKAADTVGIKVNTRRVWNTILGGAIAGLGGAFFTVGSGLAFGREMSAGNGFIALAAMILGKWNPYGAVMAALLFGFSKNLGNVLSTIGSGVPSEILLMLPYVITIFAVAGFVGRVRPPAAEGIPYTKS